The Nitrospinaceae bacterium genome window below encodes:
- a CDS encoding TonB-dependent receptor — translation MIFQEKVSVRAFVVYAILNLICVQPALADEGDNDRLVMPEVLVEAPKATLKETTQTSIGTFESTVGTLTVPSNLEAAKIIQRTPGGVAVVDSKAFENDFSLNFEDTLAFVPGVFATKRFAEEVRISIRGSGLERNFHQKGLAALQDGVPFNAADGSGDFQEIDNLTLQRIEVFKGGNSMQFGGTTLGGSINMISKTGQSHPGHQLRLEGGSDDTFRGNFQTGQLFGNSDLFLSFTGSMSDGFRQHADQESYKFNSNLGTRLSETVETRFYFTANYVELELPGTVTLSSALNNPRVARDAVLAADEHRDINSVRASNKTTFDLGGGNLLDVGAFFTYKDLFHPITPFVGVIDQESHNYGVFARGTGSYNVGEFLNRFSLGVTTHTGKTDAKVFANVGGQRGALTRDTDQLANSVVVYGENSFYITRNLALITGLQYVWANRDVVTASDTYESVNPKVGVLYEPSKTMQFFANVSKSYEPPDFSDLTQGGTSAFVPLDAQRAWTAEVGTRGQRGPVAWDVSVYRAWIFDELLKFTVGGGIPATTFNADETIHQGVEAGLTVQLAENLIAGGDRLGWRNSYTYSDFRFDGDALFGNNTIPGQPPHLFQTELRYDHREGWYVAVNADKASKAEVDFTNTFTAPGYTLMGFGAGYEVNKNVSMFVTGRNLFDTNYISNFSTAVTAGTGSALFYPGDGRRFFGGVTLRF, via the coding sequence ATGATTTTCCAGGAAAAAGTATCTGTCAGGGCGTTCGTGGTTTACGCGATTTTAAATTTGATTTGTGTCCAGCCGGCACTCGCGGATGAGGGAGATAACGACCGCTTGGTAATGCCAGAAGTTCTCGTTGAGGCTCCGAAGGCAACGTTAAAAGAAACGACCCAGACATCCATTGGAACATTCGAATCCACGGTCGGAACGTTGACCGTTCCAAGCAATCTGGAAGCCGCGAAAATCATCCAGCGCACGCCCGGTGGCGTGGCGGTTGTCGATTCAAAAGCATTCGAAAACGATTTTTCCCTTAATTTTGAAGACACCCTGGCGTTTGTCCCCGGCGTGTTCGCCACAAAACGTTTTGCCGAAGAGGTGCGCATCTCAATCCGGGGTTCCGGCCTCGAACGCAACTTTCATCAGAAGGGGCTGGCGGCTCTTCAGGATGGCGTCCCCTTCAATGCGGCGGATGGCAGCGGCGATTTTCAGGAAATCGATAATCTCACCTTGCAGCGCATTGAAGTCTTTAAAGGGGGCAACTCCATGCAGTTTGGCGGTACGACGCTTGGCGGTTCCATAAATATGATCTCCAAGACGGGCCAGAGTCATCCGGGGCATCAACTGCGTTTGGAAGGGGGGTCGGACGATACCTTTCGCGGGAACTTTCAAACCGGCCAGCTGTTTGGAAATTCCGATTTGTTTCTCAGTTTCACGGGCTCTATGAGTGACGGGTTCCGCCAGCATGCGGACCAGGAAAGTTATAAGTTCAATTCGAATCTCGGGACCAGACTTTCCGAAACCGTTGAAACCCGTTTTTACTTCACCGCGAACTACGTTGAACTGGAATTGCCCGGAACCGTCACTTTATCCAGTGCATTGAATAATCCGCGAGTGGCGAGAGATGCTGTGCTCGCCGCTGATGAACACCGAGACATCAATTCGGTTCGGGCGTCCAACAAGACCACCTTCGATCTTGGCGGCGGCAACTTGTTGGATGTGGGAGCTTTTTTCACTTACAAGGATTTGTTTCACCCCATCACTCCCTTTGTCGGCGTCATCGATCAGGAAAGCCACAACTACGGCGTGTTTGCAAGAGGCACGGGCTCTTATAACGTCGGAGAATTTTTGAACCGCTTCAGTTTGGGAGTCACCACGCATACCGGAAAAACGGATGCAAAAGTGTTTGCCAACGTGGGCGGACAACGCGGTGCCTTAACCAGAGACACCGACCAATTGGCCAACAGCGTCGTGGTGTATGGCGAGAACAGTTTTTATATCACCCGCAATCTGGCTTTGATCACAGGTCTGCAATACGTTTGGGCGAACCGTGATGTGGTGACCGCCAGCGACACCTATGAGTCGGTCAACCCTAAAGTGGGCGTGCTGTACGAGCCTTCAAAAACCATGCAGTTCTTCGCCAATGTCAGCAAAAGCTATGAGCCGCCGGATTTCAGTGATTTGACGCAGGGAGGCACCTCGGCTTTTGTTCCATTGGATGCGCAACGGGCATGGACGGCGGAGGTTGGAACCCGCGGCCAGCGGGGTCCCGTTGCCTGGGATGTCAGTGTGTACCGGGCCTGGATCTTTGACGAATTGCTGAAGTTTACGGTAGGAGGGGGAATTCCCGCTACCACATTCAATGCAGATGAAACCATTCATCAGGGCGTGGAAGCGGGTTTGACCGTTCAACTGGCCGAAAATTTGATTGCCGGTGGAGACCGCCTGGGTTGGCGCAATTCATACACCTACAGTGATTTCCGATTTGATGGCGATGCTTTGTTTGGCAACAACACCATTCCCGGTCAGCCGCCTCACCTTTTTCAGACGGAGTTACGCTATGACCACCGCGAAGGTTGGTACGTGGCTGTGAACGCGGATAAGGCGAGTAAGGCGGAAGTTGATTTCACCAACACCTTCACCGCCCCCGGT